Part of the Pseudobdellovibrionaceae bacterium genome is shown below.
CTTGCCCCTTCCAACTGCTTAAAAAATCGAATGGAACCGCCTCCATTCTTCCTCTGTTTTGCGTCGACTTTGAGCTTTTCATTTAAATAGCATAGGTTGTAACCTGTGCAGGGTCACCAAAACGGACTCCCCAACAAATTTAGGATGAATACGCCCTCGCGGCCAGAAACACCGCATACAAAGGAATAAATAATTCTGCTCTCGAGCGCTCATACGGCCTGAGTGACAAGCGCACTCCGATCTTAGTTTGCGGTTTTTCCTTCATAAACACTCGCAAACTTTTAGCGCTGCCGCGATGGCCGCTCTTCACTTCGATGGGGATTACGTGGCCGCCTGACCCTTCTATTATATAATCCACCTCGGCCATTGCCCCAGGCTTTTCTCTCATCCAGTAATAGAGTTGTGCTTTTTGTTTTGGGTCGAAATAGGCGATTAACTCTTGGCCAACAAATGCCTCCGTTAGATATCCTAAGTTTGTGTACTGCCCTTCAAAATCCACGATCCATTTTGCATAATCCAAACCATGTAAAGCTTGGGTGAGAGCGATATCTAAGAATATCACTTTAAACTTTTTTGAATTCATCTCAGCCCCCAAGGGGATTCCATTACCCGACGAATGATAAATTCTATGCATAACAGCCGCTTTTGCAAGGAGGTCCAATGCTGGGGATAACTCCCTCGCTTTGTAATGCTCTGATATTTTGGCATAGGTGAACTTTTCGCCAAGAACAGCTGGCAATTTGTCAAATATAAGATCTAAATACTTAACCTGATTTTTCTTGGCATATTTTTCAAAATCATCCTTGTACGACTGAACCAAGTTTTGATGGATGGCCATGCAGGCCTTGATGTCTTGGGTTTCACACCACATTTTCACTGCCTCGGGCATGCCGCCGACCACAAAATAAATCGATAAATGCTCTATTAACTTCTGGTGAACAACACCATTCACTTCTTCTAGCAAATTCTCATGTCCCAAGCTCTCAGTGAGTTTTCGCGTATTGCTTTGTGCCTCTAAAAACTCTAAAAACGACATGGGGTACAGATGCAGATACTCCACGCGGCCCACCGGCACGCCCACCTTTTCAATAGTAAAATCGATCAGTGAACCTGAGGCAATAACATGCAATTCAGGCAACTTTTCATAAAAGTAGCGTAGAGACTTTAGTGCCTCTGGGCATTCGTTGACCTCGTCAAGAAATAACAATGTCTTGCCCGGTACGATTTCAACACCGGTCACAATGGATAGGTCCCGTAGAATTCGGTCCACATCTAGGTTTTTGCTAAACACCGTTTTCAAATCCGGCCGCTCTTCGAAATTTATTTCGCAGTAATGTTCGAAGTTTTTGCCAAACTCACGCACGACGTAGGTCTTACCCACCTGCCGAGCCCCTTTAAGCACCAAGGCCTTGCGGTTGCGGCGATTTTTCCAGTTCTCTAACTGTTGATTTAGGTGTCTTTTCATAAATTCAATTATTCCAGCAGGTTAACAACTTTTTGTATATTTTTAGGGGGTTACAGTCATATATTCGCACATTTTTAGGGGTTAAAAAAGGCCAGAATTGCACAATTTTAGGGGTTAAGATAGAGTTAACCCGTGTTTTGAATATACCACTACAACGCCAATTTACTGGCGACAAAAACTGAATTTTGAGTCTTTACCATGGTAGCGTAGCTGAGTGGACCGTGAAATATGCCAATGTTTGTTCAGACAAAAGAGAGAGGACGGGAGCCGGGGTCAACCTTCGCACGGATGAAGTGGACCGCATGAAAATTGCTACGGCTACTGGAGTTTAAACATGAAGACCAGAAATCTCCAGCCAAACGCCACAAAAGGTGAGGTGAACACACCACCATAGGGTCAGGTGAAAGTTATAGGTCGCTACAAAGGGGCAACACTTGCCCCTTCCAACTGCTTAAAAAATCGAGTTGTTACGGCGGATCTTTGCCTGTTCTTTGAGGCCCTCTTGCCAGTCTTCCAGGGCCTCGTTGGCCCGAGGTGAGCCAAAAAAGCTCACCTTTGATTTGTCATCCGTGGGTTTTACCTCGGGCATAACCACAGACTTGATTTTGACCACGTGATATCGTCCGTCGATGTTAGCGAGTTCGGGTAAGTGTTTGCCCACTTCAGGTGTTGTCATGAGAGGCTCTAGCGATTTCCATTGTCGCAACTTAGGAATGGAATCACGATCGAGTGCAAACTCACCGGTTTCTTCCCATTTAAAATTGTGACCCGAAGCCCAGGCGCTTATTTTTGCCATATCTCCATTTTTCAACCACTCTTCCACTTGACTCACTTCAGAATCCACCCGGCCCGAAGCCATTTCTTTTCTTGCTATTTCCTGTTTTACGTCATCAAAGCTTTTATAGTCCCCGCCTTTACGCTCTTCAATTTTAATAAGGTGAAAGCCAAACTGGGTCTGTACCGGGCCACTGGTTTGCCCCACCGGTAAATTAAATGCCACCTCATCAAACTCCGGCACCATCCGACCTCGGTTGAAAAAGCCCAGGTCGCCTTGCTTAGTTTTTGTTGCCATATCTTCGCTGAACTCTTCAGCCAATTTCGCAAAATTCTCAGGATTTTGCTTTAGCTTTTCTTCGATCTTCTGAATCTGCGCCAGAGCCTTGTCTTCTTCGTCTTTGTTGCCCTGCTTGGCTTTTATCAAAATATGCCGAGCCCGGGTTTGCTCTGGATTTTTATATTGCTCTTTGTCTTTATCGTATTTTGCCTGCAACGCTTCTAGATTTTTTGAATCTTGAATGTAGGCACCCACTTCTTCACTTGAAATCGCTTTTTCCACGGCTTTTTCAAGCTGGGCCCGGTCAAAGCGCAAGTACTCAAGGTTAAACTTTGTGTCTCTGGCTTGTTGTTCCAACTGGTCCTCGGCTTGACTGGTGGCCACTCCCTGCACAAACAGCTTGGCCACAGTTTGTGCGGCCATGTCTTTTCGTAAGCGTTTTTCAAACATACCCGGGGTTTGCCGCGTGTAAGTGATGTAACGATCATAAAGCTCCCGCTGGAATCGACCGTCTTCTTGAAAGGCCGCGATGTTGACGATGGTCTCACGCAGCTCATCATCCACGACCACAAAACCTTGGCTTTTAGCCGCCTGCGACAATAACTCTCGATTGATCAACTCACCGATAGCCCTTTCAGCCAACTGACCGTAGTACTTTTTTCTTTCTGAGGCCGGCAATCCTGCAAGTTGCTTTTCATATTGCTCTCGCAACCGGTCGTAGTGGCTCTGAAAGTCGGCCACAGAAATCACCTGGCTGTTGACTACTGCGGCACCAGTGCCGCCGCTCACTCCACCAATATCCATTGGAAAAAAACCAAAAAATACAAAAACTAAACAGATCGTGCCAAAGACAACGTAGGCGACGACGCCCTTTGCCGTCTTCCCGCGAGTGGGTTTTCGAACCTTTTCCAACATGTATGGCCTCCCCAAACAAAGAAAAATAAGAGCGACCAGCTTCACCATTTTTATTAACTTTTTCAAGGAGATTTGTTGGAATCAACCGCGCCATTTGCTACTTTTATGCTTTGGAGGGGAATTGCTATGGGCTTTTTCACAACGGAAATTAAAAAATTTGTTTTGACCGCCCTTGTCGTCTCCATGTCGCTCATCGCGGTAAACATGCAGCAGAGTGTCGAGGATTCCCCGTGGTATTTGCGCCCCTTTTCTGTGGCCGCTGGATTAGTTCAAAATGCCTATTCTGGGTTCAGTTCAGGAGTGCGTGGCACCGCCGCCTTATATTTAAACCTTGTCGATATTAAAAAACAAAATCGAGAACTTTTGAAAACCAACGCCAAGCTCACAACCGAGTTAGGCGACATGACGGAGCTGCGTCTTGAAAATGAAAGACTCAACGATTTGCTCGCCTTCAAAAAGAAAACGACCATGGATTTACTGGCCGCCAAGGTGATTGGTCGGGATCTTATGCCCGATCACTATAGTGTCACCATCAACCGCGGCACCCAACATGGAGTGAAAAAGGGCATGGCCGCTATTACCGTTGGAGGCATTGTTGGGTATGTGATTCAGCCCGAATTATTAACAGCACAAATTCTTTTGCTTCCGGATCGCTATGCTTCTGTGGATGCCATCGTTCAACGGTCGCGAGCCCGTGGAATCGTGCAGGGCCTGAGTAAGGACACCTGCCGCATGGAGTATTTGCAACGCGGTGACGATGTAGTTGTGGGAGACTTAGTCGTCACAAGCGGCCTACAAAATATATTCCCGAAAGGATACCCCGTGGGAACAGTGACCCAGGTGAGGAAGAATCGCTACGGAATCAGCCAAGATGTGGAGCTACAACCGGCGGTGAACCCCTTTACCATTGAAGAGTTGTTTATTGTTTTAAATACCAATAACGAAGATTTCACTCCGCCTCCGCCTAAGCAAAGCCTCGTCCCTGGCAGAGCTCTTCCCTCTGGTCGCCGGCCGGCGGAGGGCACATGAACCTTCGGACGCTGACTCTGCGTTTAGGCAACTATGGTTTTTTTTGGATTTGCGCCATCGCATTGACGGCTTTTCAGTCCGCTCTTTGGTTACAGCTGTTCGGTTACACCTCAAGCCCTTATGCGTGGATAACTGTACTGGCTTTTTGGTCCATCTACCGCTCAGCTGTTGAAGGTCTGGCAATGGCCTACCTCCTCACTCTCACTGTGGCCCCCTTTACGGCCATGTCCCTGGACCTGATTTTGTTTAGCCATGTGTTTTTGTTTTTTTGCAGTTATATGCTGAGACAGAGAATTTACTGGCCAGGTGCCACTTACTTTATGTTGGTGTGTGGCTTTATGGCCATGCTGTTGCCTTTTGCTCACCTTGTGGGTTCTTGGGTGCTCGACGATGCTGAGAGTGCCAATTTTTTGTTTTTTGAATGGATTATGAGAACGCTCTTAACGACTCTAATGGGACTTCCTGTTTATTCGCTTTTTGTTTGGTTGGATCGGTTCACTAAAAAACCTCTTCCCCAAGAAGCTCGAGGAGACTTGCTGTGAGTCCCAATCTTCGAAACTCGGAAGACGAAGCTCGAGAGCTTGCCCCTCGCTTGCGAATACTTTATGTCGTTTTGATGATATCTACCGCGGTAATTTTTTCGCGGCTCTGGTACTTACAAATTATAAAAGGCCACGAGCTCAGTTCGTTTTCGGAGAAAAACTTAATCAAAGCTATTAAGCGTCCTGCCGAACGAGGGCTGTTCCTAGATCGCGACGGTCAAATACTGGTTGAGAATTTACCAGGCTACAACGCTGTGATCTCTCCTCAATATGCTAAAGATTTACCGGAGTTGGCAAAAGCCATGCAGCCGGTTTTGAAAATACCTGCAGATACCATAGTTGAACTGGTCAAAAAGAGTCGCCGCCAGAATGGGCCTTTCCGCAATGTGGTGATCAAAGAAAATCTAACTCTCGATGAGGTTATAAAACTAAACCATATTCGGTTTGAACAATCTGGCTTAGATATAGAAGAGGTGATTTTGCGTCATTACCCCCTCAAAGAAAACGGCGCTCAGTTATTAGGATATGTGGGTGAGATTTCGAAAAGTAAAATTCAAACTCTTAACAAAAAATATGCCGATGAAATCAAAAATGGAAATCACCTTGATGCTTTTGAACAAGGAGACATCGTTGGCAAAAATGGGTTGGAACGAGTCTGGGAAGCCGAGGTGCGTGGACGCCGCGGGCTTAATTTTGTAGAAGTGGATGCCCGAGGCCGAGAGCTGAATCGTTCTGACTCAAAGTTTTTAGGCTTAAAAGATAAACCCGAAAGCCATGGTCACAACTTGGTTCTCACTCTTGATCGCGACCTGCAAGAGGCGGCCTACCTTGCAATGCAACGCCAAGATCACATTGGCCCTCGAATTGGGGCCTTGGTGGCAATGAAATCGAACGGTGAAATCTTGGCCTGGGTGAACACGCCCTCCTTTGACCCCAATGAATTTTCACTGGGAATCTCTCAAGAAACCTGGTCAAAGCTTGTGAATGACCCCAATAAACCTCTGCGCAATAAAGTGATCCAAGATCATTATGCGCCTGGCTCCACAATCAAGCCAATAATTGCATCAGCAGCATTGCAAGAAAAAGTTATCGAGAAAAACACCGTGGTGTTTGCGCCCGGATCCATGCGATACGGGCGCAGAACCTACCATGATTCTTTAAAAGGTGGCCACGGAAACATCACCGTGAGAGAGGCCATTGAGCGATCCAGCAATATCTTTTTTTATAAAATGGGTATTGAGCTTGGGATCGATAACATGGCCAAGTACGCAAGCCTTTTGGGCCTTGGACAGAAAACAGATTTACAAGTGCCCAACGAAGTTTCGGGATTGTTTCCCACGTCTAAGTGGAAGCTTGATGTAAAAGGAGAACCGTGGCAACCCGGAGAAAACTTAAGTAACGCCATTGGGCAAGGGTTTGTGCTTACAACGTTGTTACAAATGGCCGTAGCCTACAATGCCATTGGGCTTGAAGGAAAAGTCTATAAACCCTATTTAGTTAAAAAGATCATCAGCCGAGACAATAAGCTTTTAGCTGAGTTTCAACCTGAGATGATTAGAGATGTTTCAAAGCCCAACGCCGAAGGGGTTTACGTCTCGCCTGCGCACCTGAAAACCGTGAAAGAAGGCATGTGGGCTGTGGCAAATGGCGCTCGAGGCACCGCGCGCTACTGGAAAATCCCTGGCGTTGAAATGGCCGGCAAAACGGGAACAAGCCAAGTCATGTCATTTTCTGCAGACCAAATTTACAACAAATGTGAAAAGCGGCCTTTTTTTGAAAGGCACCACGGATCCTATGTCGGCTTTGCTCCGGCGGATAAGCCAGAAATCACAGTGGCGGTATTGGCTGAACATTCCTGCCACGGCTCTACAGGAGCAGCTCCCATTGTTCGTGATGTCATCCAAGCCTACATGGAAAAATACCATCCAGAGCGTACAAAATCGAAATCATCTACCACTGCAGACAAACCTCTCGTCCGCCATGATGAAGTGCCCGACGAAGATCAGCTCGACGAGGAGACCATCACACAATGAGAACGGGCCTACAGGTTCAAGAACGCACTTTTTTTCGCCGAATGGATATCAACTTCGCCTTGGTGATTTTGGTTTTAAATATAATTGGGCTAATCAATCTCTACAGCGCCACACATGGCGTTTACATCACGTCTTCATCGAAGCTTTTTTGGCAGCAGCTATTTTGGTTGGGTGCTGGATGGTCCCTGTTTTTTGTTGTCACTGTTATCGACTATAAGTTTTTTAGTCGAGCCGCCTACATTTTGTACGGACTCAATCTTTTGGCTTTGGTCGCGGTGATGGCCTTCGGTAAGACTTTTTATGGAGCCCAACGCTGGCTTGACCTAGGTTTTTTTCGTTACCAGCCCTCAGAAACTATGAAGCTCACGGTGGTGCTAGTGCTGGCGAAAGTACTTTCGCAACCGCAGCCGCATCAGGGCCTTGGGTTTAGAGGTTTGGCTTGGCCACTGGTCATCACACTTTTGCCCTTTGTCTTAACGGTACGACAACCCGACCTGGGCACGGCTTTATTGATTGCTGCCATATCGGGATCGATGATTTTATTTGTTGGAGTGAGAAAGTCTATTTTAGTTCTGGCCACGGTCAGCTGTGTAGTAGCAGCCCCTCTGGTGTGGAGTTTTGGTTTAAAGCCTTATCAAAAAAGTCGCATTCTCACTTTCTTAACACCAGGTAAAGATCCCCGCGGGGCCGGATACAACAGTATTCAATCTAAAATTGCCGTGGGTAGTGGTAAGGTTTTTGGAAAAGGTTTTCGAAAAGGCACCCAGTCGCAGCTTGAGTTTTTACCAGAACGACATACAGATTTTATTTTTAGTGTTTTGAGTGAAGAACATGGGTTTGTTGGCAGCGTCTCCACCTTGGGTTGTTTTTTAGTGTTATTTCTAATGGCTCTTCGCATAGCGGCCCAAGCTCGGGACCGGTACGGCATGCTTATTGTGGTCGGCGTTGTGGCCCTTATTTTTTGGCATGTGTTTATTAATCTAGGTATGGTCATTGGCATTTTGCCTATTGTAGGGGTTCCGTTGCCGCTATTGTCCTATGGGGGATCCAGTATGATCACCACCATGGCGGGGTTGGGTATTGTTTCCGCTGTGGCTTACCGGCGGTATTTGTTTTAAGTTTAAGGCAGCTTATAACTCAATCACATGAACAAAAAGGTCTTTCACTCCGTCGTTATCGTCGTCCAAAGTGTATTGGGTGGCAAGTTTGCCGCGACCTTAAATCTGTAAGTTTTGACTAGTTGAAATGAGTCATCATGGACTTTGGAGTGTCTTGGCCGACCAAAGACATTTTGACCAATCTCAGAAATAATTGCTCCACCTTGCAAACGTCTGTAGCTTTCTTTCGACACTGTCCGAGTTCGTTGTTGCCATTCAAAATGATTGTATACTTTCGTCGATTCCTCTTAGATATCTGTATTTGGCCTTTTCATGACTTGGATAGCCCTTTGCTTGTAAACTCAATGCGGTGAATCCAACAATGGCTGCTGTGGCTAGTTGTAATTTCATTCTGCCCCCCCTGTGGGTTGTTTTGTCCGTTTGATTGGATTTCGCAACCGGACGGGGATTTGTGACAGAATATTTTGGTTTTAAATTAAATTACTGGCAAGAAATCACGGCCGTGGCTTTTGCTGTAAACCGACTGCTTGAATATTTTCTGGTAGACGACCATTTCATGCCCACTACAAATTCGCCGCCCAACTCATGGCAATCGGCCTCGGCTTGCTCCACAAGTTCATCACGCATTTCTTGAGCCAGCTTTCGAGCTTTAGCCGCCTTTATTGACTTGGCCTCAGTCCGAACCGTTCTTTCTTGATAGAATCCCTCTGGAATTTCTGCAAACGCTGAAGTCACAGATACACTCAATAATGCCAATACCATCCATTTTGTCATTGAATCCCCCTTATGTTTTTAAATATGGTTACTTTATAAACTTAAGAAAAGATCCAAGCAAAAAAAACACCTAGATGTTTATCTACTGAAACGCAGTTGAAAGCTGATTGATTTCTCAGGCCCCCAGTTTAACTTTGATTGACTTGGCGTTGAGTACAGTTGAGCGCTCTTCCAGAAAAAGTCGGCATCTGCAGCGCCATACAAATCAAAACTAGTCTGGTACTTTTGACTTTTGAATGAGGCGCACACCCATAAAACTTTGGCTGCCTGCAGGTCGCAGGGCCAACTAACGCCATGCAAATCAAAATGGAACCGGGTACCTTAGAGATGTTGGTTGATCATTGCCACAATGTTTTCTTTGGGCTGGTTTCCGACCACTTGGTCAACCACTTCGCCACCTTTAAAAAGAATCATTGTGGGGATACCGCGAATGCCGTAACGGCTTGGGGCACTGGGGTTTTCGTCCACGTTCAGTTTAACCACTTTCATTTTGCCGACCATTTCCCCAGAGATCTCTTCCAACTTAGGACCAAGGGCTCGGCAAGGACCACACCACTCTGCCCAAAAGTCTACGAGTACAGGCTGATCTGAATTAAGAACGGCAGTTTCAAAATTGGCATCGGTTACGGCTTCTGGTTTGCTCATTTTTTCTCCATGGATAATCAACAACAAGGCCCCAAAAATATCAGATCCGCCGGGGGCTGTCGATGGCTTCTCTGCCCTATGCCCACCTTACGCGTCGCACCACCCCGACTCTGGGCCAGGTTTTCTGGCCATCACCTCAGATTTTTTAAGCCTCTACCGATAAAGAATTATGCAGAAAAAAGACATCCAGATCTTAATAGTTGATGATGATGAAACCATGGGCAAGGCCATGAAAGCCGCTTTGGAACGAGAGGGTTATTCGGCCACCATGGTTTCCAGCTCCAATGAAGCCCTGTCGCTTTTTAAAGTGCATGACTATCGTGCGGTGATTTCTGATTGCATGCTTCCCCGCATTGACGGCGTAAAGTTGATGGAACAAATGCGCGCCAGCGCGATGAACGAATTCTACCTGGTTTTAGTCAGCGGTATTTACAAAAATCGCGACTACATTCGAGAAGCCACGGCCCGCACCAACGCTCAGCTTTTTTTAACGAAGCCGTTTGATCTTGAAGAGCTCACTACAAAGATCAACGAACATTTCGCTGGCGAAATTGACACCGAAAGAACTCCCCTGCAGAAACTTCTCACCCTCGCCACCCCTTCCCGAGGCGACAGACAGCGGGCCCTGAGCGAAACAGAAAATATTCACGGATATGAGCTGCCATTTGTGTATTCAAATATCGCACAATCAGACCTTTCCGGCGTTTTGACTCTCTCTGCTGAGGGGCGAGATGATGAAAAAATTTACTTTTCAAAGGGCAAGATTTTTCGAGTTCATATCAATGACAAAGAATCTTATTTTGGAGTTCTCCTTATTGAAAAAGGCTTTACCACTCCTGCCGAAGTGGAAGCGGGACTGGCCTTAAGCGATAGCTCCAAACCCATTGGCAAAAGACTTGTGGATATTAACTCATTAAGCCCTCACGCGATTCAAGTTATTCAAATGGAACAAATGATGATTCGCCTCAGTAAAACAGTGCAAGACACTCACTTGACTATGTCGTTTGAAACTCAACCCGTAACGGTTGAAGAAGCTTACCTTGAGTCCACGCAGGTGTATCCATTGCTCAGCGATTGGGTGGCGTCTAAAATCTCTTTAGATTGGCTGAAATCCACTTACCTGACTTGGCTTGACTTTACTATTGCACCTGGACCGAACTCGGCCTCGATGGCAAGTTTGTCGCAACTTCATGTGGCGCAAAACACTCCCGGCATTGTCGAACAGCTCAAGGGCCAGCCCACAGTGCAAGAACTTTTTGAAAACACCGGTGCCAATGAAGAAGATGTGTATCGAAGCCTACACCTACTTCTCATTTCCGGCGCTATAAGCCTGGGACGAGCTGCGCAGAATCAGTCAGATTTTCAAAGAAGACTGCAACGGGTTCTACGCGTACAAAAAGACATTGAAGGCAAAAACCATTTTGAAGTGCTTGGCCTTAGTCAACAAGCTCGACCGAATGAAATCAACAGGGCCTACCATGACCTTGCAAAGGCGTTACATCCGGATAAGGTACCACTGCATGCGCCTGATGAACTTCGTAAAGTCACCGAGGATGTATTTGCTCGCATTAACAGTGCTTATAATGTGTTAAGCGACCAAAAAGGTCGTTTAAATTATCTAAAAGAGCTTGAGCACGGCAAAGTTGAAGAGGCCCTAGCTGCCGAAGAAAACTTCAATAAAGCCTATCGATCACTTATCTCTGGAAAATATCGCAAAGCCTACGAACGATTTAAGGAAGTGCATGCAATGAAGGGACACCGCGCCGACGTCCCTGCGTTTTTGGTATGGTCTGGAGTCAAAGCCGGAGGCGGACAGAAGAACCCCGTGGCTTGGGAAGAAAAAATGACTAAACTATTAAGCCAAGTGCCCCCAGAAGATCGTCATGCTGTGCCCTACTATATGGCCCGAGGCATGTACCATTCATTTATGGGCAACTTCGATAAAAGCTACAAATACTTTAAAAATGCCCTCGCGCAAGACCCCAACAATATTGCCATTAAGAGAGAACTCGCATCTCTTAAAAGTGCCGCCAGTCAACGCAAACAAAAAGGCGCTCTTTCTGGTGATTTTTCTTCAGTGGTGACAAAGTTTTTTAGAGGCAAAAAATCGAGTTAGTTTTTCTTGAAAAGGGCTTTCACAAAATCCTGTCTGGATTTTTCAAATTCTCCGTTCTTGTCTTCGATTTTTTCAGATCTTATCTTTTTGTTAAAGGCAATAATCGCCTTTCTATCGAAATGCTCTGAACTATCAATGGGAGCTTTATCTTTTAGATACTGAGTGAAGCGCTCTCGCCGTTGTTCACCGGACAAAACTGACACGGGCGCATGGGGTCCATCTCCCTGCCCTGACACCGCCGTTGAGGTTGAATTTTTAGATTCACCCCGAATGTGAATTTTATCAGGACTGTTGCTTTGGCCACCACCCACATAGTCAGAAGACGATTCGCCATCACTAGCAAAAGTGCCCTGCACATAAATTGAGTCATCCTCTTTGCGGGATTCTTTTGCGGAGCCAACGGTGACATTGTCATCTACAATCTCACCGCCCCCACGCACATAAATTCGATCGGAATCACCACGAGATGTTCCTGACCCTTCTGCCCCTGATGCAAGTGGATCGCCTTCCGCATCATCGGCAAACACACTGCCTGAAGCTACGGCGTTTGCCTGCGAGTCGGTTTCAGCTTCCAGGTTTTTTTGATTTTTAAAGCGACTGTATTTTTCAATGAGCGTATCAGGATTTTGTCCGCCGTGAACAGCCAACACGCCAATTAGTTTTTGGGCGCTCACTGGTGAATCCAAAACTTCGTCGATAGATTCTATACCGAACATCTCTTCCGGAATATTGTGTGCCGGTGATCGCAAAAGTATCATTTTCGGTAGGCCATTTCGCTTTTTGATTTTATTGGCTATTTCAAGGCCATTGATTTTTTTGCCCAGGGCACTTGCAATAATCATTTGTGGATTAAATCCTAAACGGACGGCTTCTAGTTTTTTTTGCGATTGCAGCCCCTCCACATCTAAACCCAGGCGCTTCAATAGTGTCTCTAAAAACAAAAGTTCGTTGTAATCGTCAATGGCCAGTAATATTCGATACATACCCCATTATTTGATCACACCGTTAGAGGGTCAAGAGTTGCCAAGACTTCACTTTAAAACTTGTTAAGAGTTAGGCCAACGCCTAGGAGCAAATCACTTGGACTTACTTAGAAAAAAATAATATACCTGAACAACCTAAAGACTAAAGGTGAGAGAATGAATCTTTCGCCCATGGCGCCAGCCAACTAATGACGCCCCGAGATAAGGACAAGACAATATGCAAACGGAACGAATAGAGACCATTGCCCTCCCTGACCGCCAATTCACCGTGGACTCACCACGTGGACCCGTGAAAATGGGATCTGGACATGATTTGGCACTAATTGCTGGACCCTGCGTCATTGATAGCCGTGAGTTGATCATGAAAACGGCAAAGTCGTTGGTGGAAATTGCGGACCGACTGGGTGTGGGACTGATTTTCAAAAGCTCCTATGAAAAAGACAATCGTGGCAGCGAAAAAAACTGGCGAGGCCCTTTGGCAGAAGAAGGATTAAAAATTTTAGCGGAGGTCCGCAAAGAGTATGGCCTTCCTGTTTTGACCGATATTCATCGAGTGGAAGATGTGAATTGGGTGGCCGAGCACGTGGATGTTTTGCAAATTCCAGCCTACATGTGCCAACAAACATCACTGGCCATTGCCTGTGGTGAAACAGGACGGCCTATCAACGTAAAAAAAGGCCAATTTTTAGCACCTGAAAACATGAGTGGTGTCGTGAGTAAGATTCAATCCACCGGAAATAAAAATATTTTGTTAACAGAACGCGGGGCTTGTTTTGGCTACAACAGGCTTGTGGCTGACATGCGCTCCATACCAATTATGCAACAACTCGGGACCCCTGTTTGCTTTGATGCTACCCATGTGATTCGTCTCTACGGAATTTCAAGTGCTGACCCCGCCGGTGGCGAGCCGCGTTTCGTGCCTCACCTTGTCTTGGCGTCCGTGGGCGCAGGCACTGACTCACTATTTATTGAAACTCACCCTGACCCGATGTCGGCAAAATGCGACGCGGCCTCGCAAC
Proteins encoded:
- the mrdA gene encoding penicillin-binding protein 2, yielding MISTAVIFSRLWYLQIIKGHELSSFSEKNLIKAIKRPAERGLFLDRDGQILVENLPGYNAVISPQYAKDLPELAKAMQPVLKIPADTIVELVKKSRRQNGPFRNVVIKENLTLDEVIKLNHIRFEQSGLDIEEVILRHYPLKENGAQLLGYVGEISKSKIQTLNKKYADEIKNGNHLDAFEQGDIVGKNGLERVWEAEVRGRRGLNFVEVDARGRELNRSDSKFLGLKDKPESHGHNLVLTLDRDLQEAAYLAMQRQDHIGPRIGALVAMKSNGEILAWVNTPSFDPNEFSLGISQETWSKLVNDPNKPLRNKVIQDHYAPGSTIKPIIASAALQEKVIEKNTVVFAPGSMRYGRRTYHDSLKGGHGNITVREAIERSSNIFFYKMGIELGIDNMAKYASLLGLGQKTDLQVPNEVSGLFPTSKWKLDVKGEPWQPGENLSNAIGQGFVLTTLLQMAVAYNAIGLEGKVYKPYLVKKIISRDNKLLAEFQPEMIRDVSKPNAEGVYVSPAHLKTVKEGMWAVANGARGTARYWKIPGVEMAGKTGTSQVMSFSADQIYNKCEKRPFFERHHGSYVGFAPADKPEITVAVLAEHSCHGSTGAAPIVRDVIQAYMEKYHPERTKSKSSTTADKPLVRHDEVPDEDQLDEETITQ
- a CDS encoding ATP-binding protein, with product MKRHLNQQLENWKNRRNRKALVLKGARQVGKTYVVREFGKNFEHYCEINFEERPDLKTVFSKNLDVDRILRDLSIVTGVEIVPGKTLLFLDEVNECPEALKSLRYFYEKLPELHVIASGSLIDFTIEKVGVPVGRVEYLHLYPMSFLEFLEAQSNTRKLTESLGHENLLEEVNGVVHQKLIEHLSIYFVVGGMPEAVKMWCETQDIKACMAIHQNLVQSYKDDFEKYAKKNQVKYLDLIFDKLPAVLGEKFTYAKISEHYKARELSPALDLLAKAAVMHRIYHSSGNGIPLGAEMNSKKFKVIFLDIALTQALHGLDYAKWIVDFEGQYTNLGYLTEAFVGQELIAYFDPKQKAQLYYWMREKPGAMAEVDYIIEGSGGHVIPIEVKSGHRGSAKSLRVFMKEKPQTKIGVRLSLRPYERSRAELFIPLYAVFLAARAYSS
- the mreC gene encoding rod shape-determining protein MreC, translated to MGFFTTEIKKFVLTALVVSMSLIAVNMQQSVEDSPWYLRPFSVAAGLVQNAYSGFSSGVRGTAALYLNLVDIKKQNRELLKTNAKLTTELGDMTELRLENERLNDLLAFKKKTTMDLLAAKVIGRDLMPDHYSVTINRGTQHGVKKGMAAITVGGIVGYVIQPELLTAQILLLPDRYASVDAIVQRSRARGIVQGLSKDTCRMEYLQRGDDVVVGDLVVTSGLQNIFPKGYPVGTVTQVRKNRYGISQDVELQPAVNPFTIEELFIVLNTNNEDFTPPPPKQSLVPGRALPSGRRPAEGT
- a CDS encoding SurA N-terminal domain-containing protein; its protein translation is MLEKVRKPTRGKTAKGVVAYVVFGTICLVFVFFGFFPMDIGGVSGGTGAAVVNSQVISVADFQSHYDRLREQYEKQLAGLPASERKKYYGQLAERAIGELINRELLSQAAKSQGFVVVDDELRETIVNIAAFQEDGRFQRELYDRYITYTRQTPGMFEKRLRKDMAAQTVAKLFVQGVATSQAEDQLEQQARDTKFNLEYLRFDRAQLEKAVEKAISSEEVGAYIQDSKNLEALQAKYDKDKEQYKNPEQTRARHILIKAKQGNKDEEDKALAQIQKIEEKLKQNPENFAKLAEEFSEDMATKTKQGDLGFFNRGRMVPEFDEVAFNLPVGQTSGPVQTQFGFHLIKIEERKGGDYKSFDDVKQEIARKEMASGRVDSEVSQVEEWLKNGDMAKISAWASGHNFKWEETGEFALDRDSIPKLRQWKSLEPLMTTPEVGKHLPELANIDGRYHVVKIKSVVMPEVKPTDDKSKVSFFGSPRANEALEDWQEGLKEQAKIRRNNSIF